The following proteins come from a genomic window of Chaetodon auriga isolate fChaAug3 chromosome 16, fChaAug3.hap1, whole genome shotgun sequence:
- the smurf1 gene encoding E3 ubiquitin-protein ligase SMURF1 isoform X2 — protein MSNPGTRRNGSSIKIRLTVLCAKNLAKKDFFRLPDPFAKVVVDGSGQCHSTDTVKSTLDPKWNQHYDLYIGKTDSITISIWNHKKIHKRQGAGFLGCIRLLSNAISRLKDTGYQRLDLCKLNPSDSDAVRGQIVVSLQTRDRIGSGGPVVDCRGLSENDGPVFEGCFSEEPLPYSDPTGAAGGGNCRLDSPSQESRLQTQRIRGQDSRGHGHTPQNRPHGHQPPDLPEGYEQRTTVQGQVYFLHTQTGVSTWHDPRIPRDLASVSCEELGPLPVGWEVRSTVSGRIYFVDHNNRTTQFTDPRLHTIISQQSQAKESSQAPQMDVGGEEVGVGGVGGGGGGDGDVAARYERDLVHKLKLLRHELSLQQPQAGHCRIEVSREEIFEESYRQIMKMRPKDLKKRLMVKFRGEEGLDYGGVAREWLYLLCHEMLNPYYGLFQYSTDNIYTLQINPDSSINPDHLSYFHFVGRVMGLAVFHGHYINGSFTLPFYKQLLGKPIQLNDLETTDPELHKSLVWILENDITSVLDHTFCVEHNAFGKFLQHELKPNGRNIPVTEENKKEYVRLYVNWRFMRGIEAQFLALQKGFSELIPQHLLKPFDHKELELIIGGLGKIDLADWKTNTRLKHCTSESNVVRWFWQAVEAFSEERRGRLLQFVTGSTRVPLQGFKALQGSAGPRLFTIHLIDANTDNLPKAHTCFNRIDIPPYESYEKLYEKLLTAVEETCGFAVE, from the exons ATGTCGAATCCTGGGACTCGGAGGAACGGGTCCAGCATCAAAATCCGACTGACAG TATTATGTGCCAAGAACCTCGCAAAGAAAGACTTCTTTC GCCTGCCAGATCCCTTTGCCAAGGTTGTGGTGGACGGATCAGGTCAATGCCACTCTACAGACACAGTCAAGAGCACACTGGACCCCAAATGGAATCAGCACTACGACCT CTACATTGGAAAGACAGACTCCATCACCATCAGCATATGGAACCACAAAAAGATCCATAAACGACAGGGGGCAGGATTCCTGGGCTGCATACGACTTCTTTCAAATGCCATCAGCAGGCTAAAAGACACAGGAT aCCAGCGTTTAGATCTATGTAAGCTGAACCCCTCGGACAGTGACGCAGTGCGGGGGCAGATTGTAG TGAGCTTACAGACGCGAGACCGCATTGGCAGCGGAGGCCCTGtggtggactgcagaggactgtcGGAAAACGATGG gcctgtGTTTGAGGGATGTTTTAGCGAAGAGCCGCTGCCTTACTCTGACCCCACTGGTGCGGCGGGGGGCGGGAACTGTCGGCTTGACTCACCCAGTCAAGAGAGCCGTCTTCAGACGCAGCGAATAAGGGGGCAGGACTCAAGAGGCCACGGCCACACCCCTCAGAACAGACCTCATGGTCACCAACCGCCCGACCTGCCTGAGGGATATG agcagcGAACAACAGTGCAAGGTCAGGTGTAtttccttcacacacagacaggcgtCAGCACCTGGCACGACCCTCGGATACCAAG GGACCTGGCCAGCGTGAGCTGCGAGGAGCTTGGGCCGCTGCCAGTGGGCTGGGAGGTCCGAAGCACTGTGTCGGGCCGGATCTACTTTGTGGACCACAACAATCGAACCACACAGTTCACAGACCCGCGCCTACACACCATCATCAG CCAGCAATCCCAAGCGAAGGAATCCTCCCAAGCACCCCAGATGGATGTCGGGGGTGAGGAGGTGGGAGTTGGAGGAgtgggtggtggaggaggaggagatggggatGTGGCGGCGCGCTATGAGAGAGACTTGGTGCACAAGTTGAAGCTGCTCCGCCACGAGCTGTCCCTGCAGCAGCCTCAAGCAGGACACTGTCGCATAGAGGTGTCCCGGGAGGAGATCTTTGAG GAGTCATATCGGCAGATAATGAAGATGAGGCCCAAAGACCTGAAGAAGCGTCTGATGGTGAAGttcaggggagaggagggcCTGGACTATGGTGGGGTGGCGAG GGAGTGGCTGTACCTGCTGTGTCATGAAATGTTGAACCCCTATTACGGCCTGTTCCAGTACTCCACAGACAATATCTACACACTACAGATCAACCCTGACTCCTCCATCAACcct gacCACCTGTCATATTTCCACTTTGTGGGGCGCGTGATGGGCCTGGCAGTCTTTCATGGTCACTACATCAATGGGAGCTTCACGCTGCCCTTCTACAAACAGCTGCTAGGCAAACCGATCCAGCTCAACGACCTGGAGACCACAGACCCGGAGTTGCACAAGAGCCTTGTCTGGATATT AGAGAACGACATCACCTCAGTCCTTGACCACACGTTCTGCGTGGAGCACAATGCCTTTGGGAAATTCTTACAACATGAACTCAAACCTAATGGCCGCAATATCCCTGtcactgaagaaaacaaaaaagaatatGTGAG acttTATGTGAACTGGAGGTTTATGCGCGGAATTGAAGCCCAGTTTCTGGCTCTGCAGAAGGGATTCAGTGAGCTCATCCCCCAGCACCTCCTCAAACCCTTCGACCATAAAGAACTAGAG TTGATCATTGGTGGACTGGGGAAGATAGATCTTGCAGACTGGAAGACCAACACCCGCCTGAAGCACTGCACAAGTGAAAGCAACGTGGTGCGGTGGTTCTGGCAGGCAGTGGAAGCCTtcagtgaggagaggagaggacgcCTCCTGCAGTTTGTCACGGGCTCCACCAGGGTTCCCTTACAAGGATTCAAAGCGCTGCAGG GTTCTGCAGGACCAAGGCTCTTCACCATCCATTTGATAGACGCCAACACAGACAACCTGCCCAAGGCTCACACATG TTTTAACCGGATAGACATCCCTCCCTACGAGTCTTACGAGAAACTTTACGAGAAACTGCTGACGGCTGTGGAGGAGACCTGCGGCTTCGCTGTGGAGTGA
- the smurf1 gene encoding E3 ubiquitin-protein ligase SMURF1 isoform X1: MSNPGTRRNGSSIKIRLTVLCAKNLAKKDFFRLPDPFAKVVVDGSGQCHSTDTVKSTLDPKWNQHYDLYIGKTDSITISIWNHKKIHKRQGAGFLGCIRLLSNAISRLKDTGYQRLDLCKLNPSDSDAVRGQIVVSLQTRDRIGSGGPVVDCRGLSENDGPVFEGCFSEEPLPYSDPTGAAGGGNCRLDSPSQESRLQTQRIRGQDSRGHGHTPQNRPHGHQPPDLPEGYEQRTTVQGQVYFLHTQTGVSTWHDPRIPRDLASVSCEELGPLPVGWEVRSTVSGRIYFVDHNNRTTQFTDPRLHTIISQQSQAKESSQAPQMDVGGEEVGVGGVGGGGGGDGDVAARYERDLVHKLKLLRHELSLQQPQAGHCRIEVSREEIFEESYRQIMKMRPKDLKKRLMVKFRGEEGLDYGGVAREWLYLLCHEMLNPYYGLFQYSTDNIYTLQINPDSSINPDHLSYFHFVGRVMGLAVFHGHYINGSFTLPFYKQLLGKPIQLNDLETTDPELHKSLVWILENDITSVLDHTFCVEHNAFGKFLQHELKPNGRNIPVTEENKKEYVRLYVNWRFMRGIEAQFLALQKGFSELIPQHLLKPFDHKELELIIGGLGKIDLADWKTNTRLKHCTSESNVVRWFWQAVEAFSEERRGRLLQFVTGSTRVPLQGFKALQGSTGSAGPRLFTIHLIDANTDNLPKAHTCFNRIDIPPYESYEKLYEKLLTAVEETCGFAVE; this comes from the exons ATGTCGAATCCTGGGACTCGGAGGAACGGGTCCAGCATCAAAATCCGACTGACAG TATTATGTGCCAAGAACCTCGCAAAGAAAGACTTCTTTC GCCTGCCAGATCCCTTTGCCAAGGTTGTGGTGGACGGATCAGGTCAATGCCACTCTACAGACACAGTCAAGAGCACACTGGACCCCAAATGGAATCAGCACTACGACCT CTACATTGGAAAGACAGACTCCATCACCATCAGCATATGGAACCACAAAAAGATCCATAAACGACAGGGGGCAGGATTCCTGGGCTGCATACGACTTCTTTCAAATGCCATCAGCAGGCTAAAAGACACAGGAT aCCAGCGTTTAGATCTATGTAAGCTGAACCCCTCGGACAGTGACGCAGTGCGGGGGCAGATTGTAG TGAGCTTACAGACGCGAGACCGCATTGGCAGCGGAGGCCCTGtggtggactgcagaggactgtcGGAAAACGATGG gcctgtGTTTGAGGGATGTTTTAGCGAAGAGCCGCTGCCTTACTCTGACCCCACTGGTGCGGCGGGGGGCGGGAACTGTCGGCTTGACTCACCCAGTCAAGAGAGCCGTCTTCAGACGCAGCGAATAAGGGGGCAGGACTCAAGAGGCCACGGCCACACCCCTCAGAACAGACCTCATGGTCACCAACCGCCCGACCTGCCTGAGGGATATG agcagcGAACAACAGTGCAAGGTCAGGTGTAtttccttcacacacagacaggcgtCAGCACCTGGCACGACCCTCGGATACCAAG GGACCTGGCCAGCGTGAGCTGCGAGGAGCTTGGGCCGCTGCCAGTGGGCTGGGAGGTCCGAAGCACTGTGTCGGGCCGGATCTACTTTGTGGACCACAACAATCGAACCACACAGTTCACAGACCCGCGCCTACACACCATCATCAG CCAGCAATCCCAAGCGAAGGAATCCTCCCAAGCACCCCAGATGGATGTCGGGGGTGAGGAGGTGGGAGTTGGAGGAgtgggtggtggaggaggaggagatggggatGTGGCGGCGCGCTATGAGAGAGACTTGGTGCACAAGTTGAAGCTGCTCCGCCACGAGCTGTCCCTGCAGCAGCCTCAAGCAGGACACTGTCGCATAGAGGTGTCCCGGGAGGAGATCTTTGAG GAGTCATATCGGCAGATAATGAAGATGAGGCCCAAAGACCTGAAGAAGCGTCTGATGGTGAAGttcaggggagaggagggcCTGGACTATGGTGGGGTGGCGAG GGAGTGGCTGTACCTGCTGTGTCATGAAATGTTGAACCCCTATTACGGCCTGTTCCAGTACTCCACAGACAATATCTACACACTACAGATCAACCCTGACTCCTCCATCAACcct gacCACCTGTCATATTTCCACTTTGTGGGGCGCGTGATGGGCCTGGCAGTCTTTCATGGTCACTACATCAATGGGAGCTTCACGCTGCCCTTCTACAAACAGCTGCTAGGCAAACCGATCCAGCTCAACGACCTGGAGACCACAGACCCGGAGTTGCACAAGAGCCTTGTCTGGATATT AGAGAACGACATCACCTCAGTCCTTGACCACACGTTCTGCGTGGAGCACAATGCCTTTGGGAAATTCTTACAACATGAACTCAAACCTAATGGCCGCAATATCCCTGtcactgaagaaaacaaaaaagaatatGTGAG acttTATGTGAACTGGAGGTTTATGCGCGGAATTGAAGCCCAGTTTCTGGCTCTGCAGAAGGGATTCAGTGAGCTCATCCCCCAGCACCTCCTCAAACCCTTCGACCATAAAGAACTAGAG TTGATCATTGGTGGACTGGGGAAGATAGATCTTGCAGACTGGAAGACCAACACCCGCCTGAAGCACTGCACAAGTGAAAGCAACGTGGTGCGGTGGTTCTGGCAGGCAGTGGAAGCCTtcagtgaggagaggagaggacgcCTCCTGCAGTTTGTCACGGGCTCCACCAGGGTTCCCTTACAAGGATTCAAAGCGCTGCAGG gtTCTACAGGTTCTGCAGGACCAAGGCTCTTCACCATCCATTTGATAGACGCCAACACAGACAACCTGCCCAAGGCTCACACATG TTTTAACCGGATAGACATCCCTCCCTACGAGTCTTACGAGAAACTTTACGAGAAACTGCTGACGGCTGTGGAGGAGACCTGCGGCTTCGCTGTGGAGTGA